The sequence below is a genomic window from Monodelphis domestica isolate mMonDom1 chromosome 2, mMonDom1.pri, whole genome shotgun sequence.
ggtggcagcagcGATGATAAGAGTCATATCGTGCTCACTCCCCTTCTAATATTTTGTTGGATGATGTTAAAAAGCCAAAGCAAAGCATTGAAGTTAGGTCCTCCATCTAATGTATTGTCTTATTTGGAGTGCTTCTCTGAGGAAACATTGTTTCCCCAAGAAAAAGGGGGATTGCAAGAATTTTTCACATTttgtattaattcctatatattagggagaattactgtgtatGTTTGTGTCTGGGGTCTGGGTCAGAGACACCATCTAGTTTGATCctttttgcatttcctttgtccttgggaatcccaaggaaTGTCTTCATTTTGAACAGATTTTGGTCAATAAACTAAGGGCAGAAGGGTTCTTTTCCTGCTTACTGTGACCTGTTTACCTGTGGGGATGGATAGTTTGAGAGACCACCTTTAAATTAACCACCATCAATTAAATCTATCTTGGGATATTCAAAGGAGGGGCTCTACAATTAAATTTCCTTAAAATTTATGATCCAGCTCAGATCGTTCCTGGTCACAAGGGAGCCATGGAGGCTGGTATCCCTTCATCaattatgatgctggcctaaccaacGAAACTGATctaatcaataaatttatattcttgtccCCCACCCCATTCGAATTGAGGGTTGGGTGGATTACAGGATAGTGGATTAGGATTACAACCTCTGGACACTTCCGGGCTTCAGGAGACCCCTTTAGCtttatccatccatcccttccttctgaccccccccccaaatctccaGACTCCCCGCCAAATCTCACTCCGCCACAGTTGTCCTTGGAGTGAGATAGAATCCAATTTTATTTGTAATTGAGACCTTGGCCAAGAGGgagggcggcggcggcggcgactACGACGACGACGACGGGAGGCGGCTTGGGGAGGAGACGGCCCTCCCTCCGACCGACCGTCCCCTATCCCGTTAAGACTCGGGGTATTGCTTGAGGGTGATGGAGGCCCCGCTGCTGACCATAACGGCCGGGTAGAGTGGCTCCAGGAAATTGGTGAGAAAGCGGTAGATGAGGCTCATGCCTCCCGCCACGCCGTAGAAGGAGAGGCATCCGGCGGGGTAGTCCAGGGCCACTCCGATGGTGCGGTAATAGCCCCCTTGCAGCACAGTCTGCGTGTTATTGTGCCACACGGAGAACTTGAGCGAGTCCCACTCGAGGCACCACGAGGCGCTGTTGCGGCCGATCAGGTAAACGATGTTGCGCCGGGGTCGCCCGCTGGGCGGGGGGCTGCAGCTGTACGTGACACCCACGCAGACCCACGAGTTGGACACCTCCGCCTCCCAGTAGTGCTGGCCCTCGGCCATGCTGCGTGTGCACAGCACCTGGGGCCACTGGTTGAAGCCCGGGAAGGGGCCCGAGGCGTAAGGCTCGAGAAGGATGCCCAGGTTCAGCACCGAATGGGTCTCCTTGAAAAGGAACAGCTCCTCGCTGGCGGTGGCGGAGTCAAAGTTCAAATTGCAGTAGCCTGATGAGGGGgataaggaagaggaaggagggagggacagcGTTGCAGACCAGGGACTccggagagagagaaaagaagtgcTGATTTGCCTATCACACATGTTAGTTATTCATTCAGCATTCTGGGGACCCCTGATCTCTGGGGGCTCTGCAGCCTCTTTCCCTCTAGTCTCTTCTTCACACAAACTGAGCTGCTTCAGCCTAGATTGATGACCGTTTGGGTCTTCTCCAGGTTCCTTCAGCAGGGGATCAGAGGGAGGCTGGGGCTGACACTTACCTGGTCAGAGACCAGCTCTTACAGGGAGGAACcccacacttagcacagtgcctggtgtacAGCAAGTAGCTAATAAGTACTTGTGACTGCGGAGGGATTGTCGGTTGAGCACCTATTGTATATCTAGCTGGAGAGAAGGCACATAGGAGTAGGAAATGAATCGAGGGGTTACTATCACAGGATCCCGTGCTAAGCCCTGTCAAAACTCTGTCCTGCTAAGAAGAGGATACAGATATGGTCTTCTTACAGAAACTTTTCATGAACAATAACCGGAATGCAGAACTCTGTTAGTATGTCTCTATGGGATGGAGAACATTCCCTACCTGTCCAATCAGGGAAAAGAGCTCTGTAGAGGGTGGCACTTTGCTGTGAGTTGAAGTTGATAGAATGGGAAAGTTGGGTCTTGGTTATGAATTTGGGTATGAAGCAGATGGAATGGGGACTTAGCTTGTGGAAGAGGGCAGGGGACCAAGGGGAACCTGTCCCGGTCAAGGCCAAAGGAATATGATACTCTCTCCCAGTTTTGCCTTGGTTCCATTGGATGCTAGCAATCACCCAACTGTGGCCAGTGGTTGTGCCATATCCAGGACCTAGGCCACCTATGTATGGCAAGCTAATATTAGGGTCAGGAGAAGCTTGGGTCTCCAAGTTGTGCTTTCCAGTATAAATTCTTCTCCCAGTAGACCTACAGaacttcccctcccctcctgacAGGACTGCCTAAAGTCATCCCTGAAGTTTCCAGATTATTTGCTTAGTGATTGGGTGGGGAAAGCTAGAGAGGGCTGGTAGCTCTCCCAAAGAACAGAATGGAAGGAGCATAAGTAGcagaaatgacttttttttttaaacctttaccttctgtcctagtaacaattctaagacagaagggctaggGCTAGAcagaattaaataacttgccctgagtcacacaggtaggaagtgtctgaggtcacatttgaatccaggtcttccagaGTCCAGgactagtgttctatccattctgccacctagttgcccccggAAATGACTTATGAGTGAAGTCCCTCCAAGTCTACATCAAAATCTTAGTTAGAACAGATCTTAgttatcatctagtccaacccctggTTTTATAGATAAGTAGAGGTAGAGGTCtagaaagttaaataatttgcccaggatcacaggtggcagaactgaggtttgaacccaggtcctctgacaccCCTTTCCCTACTTCACCTTATTGTTTTCATCCTCCTCAAAGGGCAAAGCATTCTAGCACCCTGGACTCACATTTCAGTAGATTCTTCCTGTCCACAGCTGAGGGCAGGACCTCATAGGAACGCATCTTAATGCCTAGGGGAGATAAAGACCTTTTGTAGGTGCAGTGACTTCAGTTGAGAAAAGCCCCAGACTTCCTAACAGCTGGTTTCTCCCAGTCACAGGGGGTCAGGTTACTGGACAGAGTGGACCAGGGCAAAGGCCAACCCCCACCAAAAAAGTATTGACAACGTAGGTTCCTCCCAGTCTCTTTACCCTCTTCCCAAGTTCCTTCCCAACTAGGTAGAGATGTATGGAAAGAAAGATAGGGGGACAAACAATCCCTAGTCCCTAACTCCTCTTCACTCCTTTCCTCAGCCCTCATCAAGCCTTCTTTGCTGATAAACACTCACCCTTTAGGAGAAGCTGGTTGACAAATCGGAGGCCCACCACAGCTAGCTGGGCCCGCAGCTCTGCCAAGATCTCTGAGAGCCGAGGAAAGCTGTTTGTTTCTTCACAGGTGGTACCCAGCAGTGACTCTGTGCAGGCTGGAAACCGCTTCAACCTCGGGAACTCCTAGGAGGTGGGATGAGCTGGGGCCAGGGACCCAGGGAGAGGAGCCCTCTCTGTCagctgtgtgccaggcagtgACTGGGAGCTTCTTGCTGCCCCAAGGGTGGCAGCTATGGCAGTGAGGGAGGTGGCACACAAGTTGCCCATCTTTCAACTCCCATGCCTTCttgttccctctttcccctccctatcttcctctttttttttttttatcctggcaAGTGCTCCTAGCTCAGGGTGCTGACATATTTATGGCGAGACATGGCTTAAAGTATGGATCAGTTAGGTGGGTAATTGAGGGagggtcacttttttttttttggatgagcCTTTGGAATTATTCTAAAGtgcttctttcttgtttttgttttaatctcaggttctaaaaaataaaattctgaacaGGATAAGAGAAATACAGGAATGCCCCAGCTTGCAAAATCATCCTTGGTCCATTCCATTTCTCCTCTGGGAAGCAGCAGCTGGTCTAGACTAGAGGGGAAAGGGGACTGTAGGGAGAAGTTTGCACCTTCTAGACCTGGCTTAGCATGACCAAGGTAAGTCATTCAGAAAGAACATGACACAATGATTAAAGGTTAAAAATGGAAGAGACCTTCTATGATTAATGTATTACATTTCTTCCTTAAAGATGGAGGGATGGTATCTTGGGGGTGGTCAAGATCTGACCTTCAtgatgcagatgaggaaactgagacccttaggagttaagagacttgccaaggATTGCCAGACCTAGTAAGTAtccaaagcagaatttgaatttgggtcttcctgactccaaatacacCTCTATCTCCTAGCAGCCTCTGATAGAAATTATCATATCAATAATGTTCTGTTATCCTGATAGAAAGATTAAGGAAGAACTTTCCAATATATAGGCAGCTAGGTAatgcagtgaatagagccctgaactttgaatcaggaagactcattgtcatgaattcaaatccatcctcagacatttactagctatgtgaccctgggcaagttatttaaccttgtctacttcagttcctcatttataaaatgatctggagaaggaaatggctaaccaatccagtctctttgccaggaaaattccaGATGGGATTGTAAAGTGTTAGGCATGACTGAACAGCATCTCTTAACTGCCTCTTGTGGGAAATTGAACTACTGCCCTGATATAATAGAAGGATTAGGGAAGAACTTTCCAACAAAATGGGAGGATTGAGAGTTGTAGAAGGGGACTGAGCGAggcattcttttttattccatcTTGGTGGGGGAAGTTGTAATAAGGCTTTGTCCTCAGTTTATAGCCTTTTGAAGCTTCAGGGCTTATTCTAGAGTACTGATCATCAAGGGCAGGACTCGCTGAACTAACAGCGAGGGAAGCATAGCATTGTAGGAATTCAGCAGCATAGCTCCCTCTAAGGTGGAAAGAGCTCATTCTGATGTAACCCCTTAATTCTTTGCTCCTAAGCTTTCCTATACATAACTCAAAGGTTATCTTCTCCAAGAGCTCCCTTAACTATTTTACCTCCTACTACCCAGCTGGTAATGATTTCCGACTTTGCTTGTACTTCTCCTAAGCACAAATgtattacttaaaaaaacaacaaacctcaccatttgtcttagaatcaatacaaagtatcaaACAGTAAGGGtgagaaatgggggttaagtgacttgcccagggtcacatagctaggaagtattggagaTCAAGGTTTGAACTCGGAaactcccaactccagacctgactctcaattcactaagccacctcgctgccccaaaTGTCTTGCTTTTGTATTATAACTGTTTGTGTAAATTCTATCATCCAAGTAGACTGTGaactccatgaaggcagggaccATTTATCTTGACTTTGTATTTCCCGGCTGCCCTTAGTAACATTCTGTATGCACATATTTAATTTATacctgttgaattgaattaaattttataaagagaaaactgaagcccagagacagaatagaatcataggatttaagaATAAGAAGGAACTTTATcgttcatctagtccaaactaaaactcactttacagatgaggaaactgaggtccaagaaagttaaaagacttgtctTACTACATGTAAGAAGTACAGTAAGTAACAGGGTTAGGATTCCAACTTGGGTCCTCTGATTCCACATCTCTTTTATTTTGTAAACTtggcttctgtcttagaatcaatactaaatatcggttccaaagcaggagagtagcaaaggctaggcaattgagatttaagtgacttgtgtagggtcacacagttagagagtgtctgaggtaagatttgaattcaggaccacttgtctccaggcctggctcttaatccaccaagccatctagcCCCTGATTCCACATCtaacagtgaagtgacttgtccttgGTTGCAGAGCAAGTCAGAGGCAGAGCCAGGAGTAGGACCCAGGACTTCTAGATTGCTATGAGACCTGGGTAAAGGCTTGGGAAAGGGCAGGGTTATGCGAGGAACTCCTACCTCTAAAAACTGTTGGTCACTCTGGTTGGTAAGCAGACTTCGGAGCCAGACACTGTCACCCTCTAGTTCTAAGAGGCGACTATGGCTTTGTTGGATAGAGCTTCCCAGTTGACCCAGGGCAGCTGCCTCCTCCTTTTCCACAAACTCCAAGACCTTCACCTGCAGTCGCTTTACCTCCCTCCCGATGTCCGCGAAACAACGATTAACATCCTCTCGTACTGTCTGGATCAATTtctggaaggggaggagagaggaatctCTGACCTACCCCCACCTTGGGGATCTTGAGTCCAAGGTTGGGAGTGCCCATATGGCACAAGGTACTTCCCAGTGTCTGAGCCAAGACCCTCCCTGCCCTTGGTCCCCAGTTGAGCCCCTCTGGTgagggaaagaaaagcaaatgccCAGTGGTTTGGACAGTAGCTTAGATCTAGAGCTAACCCATGGCCTTTGCCCTAAAATGACCTCATGGGCCAGAAGCTAGCAATGGAGTTGGAAATCCAGACAAGGAATTCTAAATGTTCCCATCCCAGTTGAGCTCATCCCATCTCAATTTATCCTATCTCATCTTATCCTATTCCATCTCAATTTATCCTACCTATCTCATTTTAGCTCATTCCATTCTACCCTACCCCAAACCATTTCATTCAACCGGAGAAGTCAAGGATGGAGGTGTTAGATGGATGCTGGCTCCCTGGATGCCTTTCTTGACAGCCTGACTTGACGCCCTGGAAGCCCGGGTTAAAGGATTTATGCCAATCTTACCGTGAGGAAGGCTACCCGACCACGATGCTTCTGGCTATCGGATGCAATGATCAGCATCTGGTTTTCTACGTTGGCTTGGACTTTCCGAACTTCTACctggggcagaggggaggggatgCAGAGGAAGTCACCCCCTTCAGAAGGACAGACTTCAGAGGGTTCTGTCTTCCCTTCCCCTGCTGCCCAGGTTTCTCTTTTCCCTTAACAACTGCTGCCTTTCAGAAATTTTGAAGTCCTTTTGCCCGGTTGACCCCCCTGTTTGAAGGCAATAGACAATGCAGAGATGGACAGACACAGATGAATTATGGAATGGAACATTGGAAGGATGTTATAAGGATAAGTCCATCATTGGAGACCCCATTGGAGCCGCCTTCCAAAAAGAGGCTTTGGTGTCATACTGCAACACATAGCACCAGATTATCTTCATGGAAGTGATGATAGGctgctcttttccttctcccttaacATCTTTCTAACACATCCAGGGCCCACATGTTGCTCTGCAAAGTACTAGGCTCTCTTCCTATTTCCAGACAGGGAAATAAGAAGTCACATCTAGGCCTGGTCCTgaaaggagttgtttttttttttctctctctcttttttaaagccTTAGTCTTAGtgagaattctaagacagaagaatggcaagaactAGGccagtgattaagtgactttcccagggtcactcactcaacactaagaagtatctgagttcagatttgaacccaggtcctcccaacttcaggcctggtgctctagctACTGTGCTATACTTAGCTGCCCTGTGAAAGGAATTTTCTCACCCTTAAAATGAGGACAGAGGCAGCATGACATAGTAGATAGTCAGCCTTCAAAACCAAGACAGTCTGAGTTTAAGATCTGGACCTGattgggcaagtgacttacctTCTCTCTATACTGCAGACAACACACTAAGATTCTAAGTTGCATAGAAGGAATCTACATTGGTAAAGAGCTCCCTattccaaatgaaatcacaggttcagttcCTATCCCTACAGACCaggggatcttttttttttaatgttttattttatttttcagtttcatgtagaaacaatttttgacaattgttttctgacatcttatgattcagattctctctctttccttccctccctccccacaagGTGGTAAGTGGTCTgctataggttataccagtgctttcaaggaatacatatttccatattccctttgTCATGacaagacacatatcacatatgtaATAAAATgctcataaaggaaataatgtgGGAAATGGTAAGCTTTGATCTGCACTTGGActcttaataattttttctttggccatagatagcattttccatcatgaatccTTGAATTACTGAGAATAGTAAAGTtctttcatagctgatcatcgtgcattatttctgttactgtatacattgttctcctggttctgctcatttcactttgcatcagttcatataagtctttccaagtttttctgaactcatcttgttcatcatttcttgggtggaataatattccattaccaccaTATGACATAACTTGTTTATGCACTCCCTGATTGATGGACAGtccttcagtttccaatcttttgctaccataaagagagctgctaaaGATATTTTTCTACAGGTAGATCCtgtccccttatctctgatctctttgagataaagacccagtagtggtcaaagaatatgcataggggcagttagatggctcagtggattgggagctaggcttagagatgtgaaattctgggttcaagtatgacctcagacactttctagctgtgtgaccctgggcaagtcatttaatccccaattgcctagtccttaccattcttctgctttggaaccaatacataatgagtctaaggcagaaggtaaggattaaaaaaaatttttaagggtatacatagttttatggtcctttggagTGTGGTTCCATttggctctccagaatggttgtatcagttcacaattccaccaacagtgtattagttagaccagggattcttaacctttattTTATGTCAtgtctttggcagtctgatgatgcctatggaccccttctcaagatatttttaaaaattggaattgaagGGAATGCTAAATTATAGTTAGAGGTTAgtacaaataaaaatgtaattattttcccCATCTGAGTTTATGGTCCATTTGGGGATCCATTCATGAACTCTAGgttttgctatatatatatatatatatttaattatgtttGGATTGAGAATCATAAGACATGAATTAGACCATTGCCTGGTGGTTCTTGGTTGACAGAGGATAGAGGGAAAGCAAAACTACTTAATTCTTAGCTTACTTCTGCCTTTTCTATCTAGAATAACCATCAGAATACATAGAATATGTAAAAAAGTAAGAATCACAAAGGATGGAACTGAAGTCAAAGAAaggtgagatttaaaaaaaaattatgccttaaaataatcatatgcatatgtgcaaaaatatgtatagcagctctttgtatGGTggtaaggaaatggaaaccaagGCAATTTCTCAATGAGATCCTCTCAATTTGAGAATGattgaagaagttgtggtattgTGCTgttagaaatgatgaaggggattgtttcagaaaaacatgggaaaactTGTACAAACTgccacaaagtgaagtgaatagaaccaggagaataatgtacagGGTAATAGCAATACTCTAATGATAATTAATTCTGAATAACTTAACTCTGTTCAGTATAATGATTGGCCAGAAGTCCAAAGAACTCataaaaaaattctatctaccTTCAGATAGAGAACTAATGGACTCAGAATGCAGATGGAACCatatttttacctttattttttttgctttttttttggtttttatttcaaACATGGCTATTGTGGAAACCTGTTTTCCAT
It includes:
- the LOC100027651 gene encoding E3 ubiquitin/ISG15 ligase TRIM25-like gives rise to the protein MSNNNSLCIFEDRVLCPICLEVFRNPVTTACGHNFCMNCLQDYWDHQAAMGETPYCPQCREVFTSRPHLRKNVILGEIVACFTQNQTPAPNRAVAGPGDIPCDFCSPEKLKSVKSCLQCAASLCENHLRTHYEDQVFQGHRLLEPIWDLKAQLCRKHRKLQRLYCRTEGCCVCGACLLEEHKNHDTIPLEEERARKEVEVRKVQANVENQMLIIASDSQKHRGRVAFLTKLIQTVREDVNRCFADIGREVKRLQVKVLEFVEKEEAAALGQLGSSIQQSHSRLLELEGDSVWLRSLLTNQSDQQFLEEFPRLKRFPACTESLLGTTCEETNSFPRLSEILAELRAQLAVVGLRFVNQLLLKGIKMRSYEVLPSAVDRKNLLKCYCNLNFDSATASEELFLFKETHSVLNLGILLEPYASGPFPGFNQWPQVLCTRSMAEGQHYWEAEVSNSWVCVGVTYSCSPPPSGRPRRNIVYLIGRNSASWCLEWDSLKFSVWHNNTQTVLQGGYYRTIGVALDYPAGCLSFYGVAGGMSLIYRFLTNFLEPLYPAVMVSSGASITLKQYPES